One Labrus mixtus chromosome 22, fLabMix1.1, whole genome shotgun sequence genomic window carries:
- the tmem229a gene encoding transmembrane protein 229A — MIMASRGRYGPHGRSGDPADGLKTAQISRREEPCGESEDTAESLRELPRWMRLYFYGMHGVTLDIMLSSLQRVLQFRDPKLVGFSSPYLCIMHSLTHYALEKIYSQKRCFRGRPVVFHLVFYPSVYIGLQILIGNINTFTEQVKMVSGTELAVHYILSLYFSQVFHRGLSKLQYHPASSCPAGPPGKPVPEESAHARLPLHGLPGFVRFLFFGMHGFLDEVIFTAVFNLVEKSDRTLSGHTSLWSFLMYGSCSFVVEKLYLHLHFSRGWGTARRLPIYICFIYTWEFCWGLALRQFDACSWDYSHFPYNFMGLITLLYLPGWVCLSLYQDVLSNVLLRIKCSKPVNEISEENGEVNGKLEKKQL, encoded by the coding sequence ATGATCATGGCCAGCCGGGGGAGATACGGTCCTCACGGCCGCTCAGGAGACCCCGCTGATGGCCTTAAAACAGCGCAAATCTCCCGCCGGGAAGAACCATGCGGAGAGAGCGAGGACACGGCGGAGTCGCTGCGGGAGCTGCCGCGCTGGATGCGGCTTTACTTCTACGGGATGCACGGCGTGACTCTGGATATCATGCTCTCGTCATTACAACGAGTTTTACAATTTAGGGACCCCAAACTGGTGGGTTTTTCCTCTCCTTATCTCTGCATTATGCATTCACTGACCCACTATGCGTTGGAAAAGATCTACTCTCAAAAGAGGTGCTTCCGAGGTCGGCCTGTAGTGTTCCATCTGGTTTTCTACCCGTCTGTGTACATCGGGCTGCAGATCCTGATCGGGAATATTAATACTTTCACTGAGCAGGTGAAGATGGTGTCAGGGACCGAGCTTGCAGTGCATTACATCCTGAGTCTTTATTTCAGCCAGGTTTTTCACAGGGGGCTGTCAAAGCTGCAGTATCACCCAGCTTCCTCCTGCCCCGCCGGTCCCCCCGGGAAGCCGGTCCCGGAGGAGAGCGCACATGCTCGGCTGCCTCTTCACGGTCTCCCCGGCTTCGTGCGATTCTTGTTCTTCGGGATGCACGGCTTCTTAGACGAGGTGATCTTCACTGCGGTTTTCAACCTGGTGGAGAAGTCTGACCGTACCCTCAGCGGACACACATCCCTGTGGTCCTTCCTCATGTACGGGAGCTGCAGCTTCGTGGTGGAGAAGCTCTACCTCCACCTGCACTTCAGCAGAGGGTGGGGGACAGCCAGGAGGCTCCCCATCTACATCTGCTTCATCTACACCTGGGAGTTCTGCTGGGGGCTGGCCTTGAGGCAGTTTGACGCCTGTTCCTGGGACTACTCCCATTTCCCGTACAACTTCATGGGACTCATCACCCTCCTGTACCTGCCGGGCTGGGTGTGCCTCAGCCTGTACCAGGACGTCCTGTCCAATGTGCTGCTGAGGATCAAGTGCAGCAAACCCGTGAACGAAATCAGTGAAGAGAATGGAGAAGTCAACGGGAAGCTGGAGAAAAAACAACTCTAA